From Ipomoea triloba cultivar NCNSP0323 chromosome 5, ASM357664v1, the proteins below share one genomic window:
- the LOC116020189 gene encoding uncharacterized protein LOC116020189, whose product MQNLQQLTQITQLMGNEMVQNNQRGQPDLVRRVAGQHPPFFAGQEDPVVLEEWIRAFDKILEVVECPPGRQAEMASFYLQKEADLWWINEGPAMRQELGFGCESFKDKMRARLYPAHVKVAMQEEFLHLKQGSRTVQEYHKRFLELARFAPTLAPTEESRIDRFVAGLNLDTRMALVVFKFQTLSEAYSSAADHYRMLTIRRGAQDRSKRPGEGGTPDPKRHRPGGSGSGGSFQKGGANNGGASRPCLGQGPRGDGIRERHFY is encoded by the coding sequence ATGCAAAATCTGCAACAGCTGACGCAGATCACACAGCTTATGGGTAACGAGATGGTTCAGAACAACCAACGCGGGCAGCCAGACCTCGTTAGGAGGGTGGCGGGGCAGCACCCACCCTTCTTTGCCGGGCAGGAGGATCCTGTGGTCCTCGAAGAGTGGATAAGGGCCTTCGATAAGATCCTGGAAGTGGTGGAATGTCCACCGGGCAGGCAAGCGGAGATGGCTAGCTTTTATCTGCAGAAGGAGGCTGATCTCTGGTGGATCAATGAAGGGCCGGCAATGAGGCAGGAGCTGGGCTTTGGTTGCGAATCCTTTAAGGACAAGATGCGCGCCCGTTTGTATCCCGCGCATGTGAAGGTTGCTATGCAGGAAGAGTTCCTACACCTCAAGCAGGGATCGCGGACTGTGCAGGAGTACCACAAGCGCTTCTTGGAGTTAGCTCGCTTTGCTCCGACATTGGCCCCCACAGAGGAGAGCAGGATCGATAGATTTGTAGCTGGGCTGAATTTGGACACTCGTATGGCGCTGGTCGTGTTCAAATTCCAGACACTGAGTGAGGCCTACAGTAGTGCAGCGGATCACTACCGCATGTTGACCATCCGACGAGGAGCACAAGACCGCTCTAAGAGGCCGGGAGAGGGTGGTACACCCGACCCCAAGAGGCATAGACCTGGAGGCTCCGGTTCAGGAGGAAGTTTTCAGAAGGGTGGTGCTAACAATGGAGGTGCTTCCCGCCCTTGCTTGGGGCAAGGACCGAGGGGTGACGGAATCCGAGAGCGGCACTTCTACTGA